Proteins encoded within one genomic window of Borrelia parkeri:
- a CDS encoding LptF/LptG family permease — MRVLKNNYESYIIIEFFKYFLITFLFFFFVFFINQILFFMRILLQNYVPFLKAFIFVIYSLPMIIALSPPFAALLSVILTIYRFKLNNEILAFRSIGISIFDLLIPFFKLGIVIALISFITNDFLLPLGSIGRLKIFNEIKEEIPHLILKPYSSKQYGDLIFVSGEKSETGYKNVTFFDNTRLKGYDRILMARELNIQKENYQVYFILNDVLSIALTEDESGFYDYFYADRMKYSIDQVTFSDSWLLSYVAPSQMSIRDVMKLIVKQDKLVKELNMKNDLEEDLLYLNFSNIYLNYLYDKNSFLDEESVLENLSYMHNLSLNYSPYEDLIVKRSYALYCLEFYQKISLPLSVLFFIFLAFGMGMYSNKKYSIILELVISILICVFYWVMFIGGKVYTVQYSPNPFLITVLPNVMLIFAGLILFLRLLKK; from the coding sequence ATGAGAGTATTAAAAAACAATTATGAATCTTACATAATTATTGAATTTTTTAAGTATTTTTTAATTACTTTTTTGTTTTTTTTCTTTGTATTTTTCATAAACCAAATACTTTTTTTTATGAGAATACTTCTTCAAAATTATGTTCCGTTTTTAAAGGCTTTTATTTTTGTTATATATTCACTTCCTATGATAATTGCTCTTTCACCTCCCTTTGCGGCTTTACTCTCAGTGATACTTACCATTTATAGATTTAAACTTAATAATGAAATATTGGCTTTTAGATCAATTGGAATATCTATTTTTGATTTATTAATTCCATTTTTTAAATTAGGGATAGTTATTGCATTGATTTCATTTATTACGAATGATTTTTTACTTCCTCTTGGTTCTATTGGTAGATTGAAAATTTTTAATGAAATCAAAGAAGAAATACCTCATTTGATATTAAAGCCTTATTCAAGCAAACAATATGGAGATTTAATATTTGTATCAGGAGAAAAATCTGAAACAGGGTATAAAAATGTTACTTTTTTTGATAATACTAGACTTAAAGGTTATGACAGAATATTGATGGCAAGGGAACTTAATATTCAAAAAGAAAATTATCAGGTATATTTTATTTTGAATGATGTTTTATCAATTGCCTTAACAGAGGATGAGAGTGGGTTTTATGACTATTTTTATGCTGATCGGATGAAATATTCAATTGATCAAGTAACGTTTAGTGATAGTTGGTTATTAAGTTATGTGGCACCATCGCAGATGAGTATTAGAGATGTCATGAAACTTATTGTTAAGCAAGATAAGTTAGTTAAAGAATTAAATATGAAAAATGATTTAGAGGAAGATCTTTTGTATTTAAATTTTTCAAATATTTATTTGAATTATTTATATGATAAGAATAGTTTTTTAGATGAAGAATCTGTTCTTGAAAACTTAAGTTATATGCATAATTTAAGTTTGAATTATAGCCCTTATGAAGATCTAATTGTTAAGAGAAGTTATGCTCTTTATTGTTTGGAATTTTATCAAAAAATTAGTTTACCATTGTCTGTTTTATTTTTTATCTTTTTGGCTTTTGGTATGGGCATGTACTCAAATAAAAAATATTCTATTATTCTTGAACTTGTGATTTCAATTCTTATTTGTGTTTTCTATTGGGTAATGTTTATTGGTGGAAAAGTTTATACTGTTCAGTATTCCCCAAATCCTTTTCTTATTACTGTCTTACCAAATGTGATGTTAATTTTTGCAGGTTTGATACTTTTTTTGAGACTTTTAAAGAAATGA
- a CDS encoding LptF/LptG family permease, which translates to MKVDKLFVNNISLTFLFMNFLFVILIVLIDLFTNLFNYLDHNLSISDIVYIYYLYLPKCFSDGLALSFLFAVSNLIGNLSMRNEIIGLFSCGISISRILRSIIMLSVFISVLLFFFDNYLVIDTIAKRDAFLKNSVGNQGANDRNIIIRDFAREIYNIKHYDIENDTIANLMIILKDQNDNFKKRYDISKAEWIDSRWRLYGVREFSKVERDVIEKFHEVLDGRGIINLEPEYIKIVMLSSKTLNFSKLISWVMALRREKLDYSEALFDLLSRIFFSFRLILLSFTVSFVSLALKKNIFIWSLLNSIAFAVVYVMSIMVFSFLADLGYLPIAVASSLPTILFIIINFIIYNLVCK; encoded by the coding sequence ATGAAAGTAGATAAGCTTTTTGTGAATAATATATCATTGACTTTTTTGTTTATGAATTTTCTTTTTGTGATCTTAATTGTGCTTATCGATTTATTTACTAATCTTTTTAATTATCTTGATCATAATCTTAGTATTAGTGATATTGTTTATATTTATTATCTTTATTTGCCAAAGTGTTTTTCAGATGGTTTGGCTTTGTCTTTTCTTTTTGCCGTTTCTAATCTTATTGGTAATCTTTCTATGAGAAACGAAATAATAGGACTTTTTAGTTGTGGTATTTCTATTTCTAGAATCTTAAGATCAATAATTATGCTTAGTGTTTTTATCTCAGTATTGCTCTTTTTTTTTGATAATTATTTGGTTATAGATACTATTGCTAAAAGGGATGCTTTTCTTAAGAATAGTGTTGGCAATCAAGGTGCAAATGATAGAAATATAATCATTAGGGATTTTGCAAGAGAAATTTACAATATTAAGCATTATGATATCGAGAATGATACTATTGCTAACTTGATGATTATTTTAAAAGATCAAAATGATAATTTTAAAAAAAGGTATGATATAAGTAAGGCTGAGTGGATTGATTCCAGGTGGAGGCTTTATGGTGTTAGAGAATTTTCTAAGGTCGAACGGGATGTGATAGAAAAATTTCATGAAGTTCTTGATGGTAGGGGGATTATTAATTTAGAGCCTGAATATATTAAAATAGTTATGCTTTCATCAAAAACGTTGAATTTTTCAAAGCTTATCAGCTGGGTGATGGCTCTTAGGAGAGAAAAATTAGATTATTCTGAAGCTTTATTTGATTTGTTAAGCAGAATATTTTTTTCATTTAGATTAATACTTCTTAGTTTTACTGTGAGTTTTGTAAGTCTTGCTTTGAAAAAAAATATTTTTATATGGAGTTTGTTAAATAGTATTGCATTTGCAGTTGTGTATGTTATGTCAATTATGGTTTTTAGCTTTTTAGCAGATCTTGGATATTTGCCTATAGCAGTTGCAAGTTCGTTACCCACTATTTTGTTTATTATTATTAATTTTATCATTTATAATCTTGTGTGTAAGTAG